A single genomic interval of Megalobrama amblycephala isolate DHTTF-2021 linkage group LG15, ASM1881202v1, whole genome shotgun sequence harbors:
- the tnni2a.2 gene encoding troponin I type 2a (skeletal, fast), tandem duplicate 2 translates to MTEKRMSSSKKHSLKSLMLVVAKDLLEAEQIEKREERKRYMEENCPPLSYPSSKQELQELCKELHAKINVIDEERYILEHKAIMVVDEVKDLNIKIVDLKGKFKKPPLKKVRMSADAMLQALLGSKHKVSMDLRANLKQVKKEVKEEDKELRDVGDWRKNIEDKAGMGGRKKMFETES, encoded by the exons ATGACTGA AAAACGAATGTCTAGTAGTAAAAAACACAGCCTGAAG AGCTTGATGCTTGTGGTTGCAAAAGACTTACTGGAAGCAGAGCAGATCGAGAAGAGGGAGGAGAGGAAGAGATACATGGAAGAAAACTGTCCTCCATTGTCATACCCAAGCTCCAAACAAGAACTACAG GAGCTCTGCAAAGAGCTACATGCAAAAATCAATGTGATTGATGAGGAGAGATATATTCTTGAGCACAAAGCCATCATGGTCGTTGATGAG GTCAAAGACTTAAATATCAAAATCGTTGACCTGAAGGGCAAGTTCAAGAAGCCTCCTTTGAAGAAAGTGCGCATGTCTGCTGACGCTATGCTTCAGGCTCTGCTGGGCTCCAAGCACAAGGTCTCCATGGATCTGAGAGCCAACCTGAAACAAGTCAAGAAGGAGGTCAAAGAAGAG GATAAAGAACTGCGTGATGTTGGAGACTGGCGTAAGAACATTGAGGATAAAGCTGGTATGGGTGGCAGGAAGAAGATGTTTGAGACTGAATCTTGA
- the LOC125246990 gene encoding troponin I, fast skeletal muscle-like isoform X1 produces the protein MELLGSVRFDTARLAYFRGQNQNSAKMSEKKMSSSRKHHLKSLMLGIAKGLLEQEEKDRVVERQRYMSETCKPLSLPGGMQALQELCRELHHKIDVTDEERYDLEMKVNKCAKEIEDLNIKVIDLKGKFKKPVLRKVRMSADQMLQALLGSKHKVSLDLRANLKQVKKEVKEEDKELRDVGDWRKNIEDKSGMDGRKKMFEAEA, from the exons ATGGAACTTCTCGGCTCGGTTCGGTTTGACACGGCTCGGCTCGCTTACTTTCG GGGGCAAAATCAAAATTCAGCCAAGATGTCGGA GAAAAAGATGTCCTCGAGTCGCAAGCATCATCTAAAG AGCTTGATGCTTGGCATCGCTAAAGGTTTACTGGAACAGGAAGAAAAGGACAGAGTGGTGGAGAGGCAGAGATACATGTCAGAAACCTGCAAACCTCTGTCTCTACCTGGAGGCATGCAAGCATTACAG GAACTGTGCAGGGAGCTTCACCACAAAATTGATGTCACTGACGAGGAGAGATATGATCTGGAAATGAAAGTCAATAAGTGTGCAAAGGAG ATTGAAGACCTGAATATCAAAGTTATTGACCTGAAGGGCAAGTTCAAGAAACCAGTGTTGAGGAAAGTGCGCATGTCTGCCGATCAGATGCTTCAGGCTCTGCTGGGCTCCAAGCACAAGGTGTCTCTGGATCTGAGAGCCAACCTGAAACAAGTCAAGAAGGAGGTCAAAGAGGAG GATAAGGAACTACGTGATGTTGGGGACTGGCGTAAGAATATTGAAGACAAGTCTGGCATGGATGGCAGGAAGAAGATGTTTGAAGCTGAGGCTTaa
- the LOC125246990 gene encoding troponin I, fast skeletal muscle-like isoform X2, with protein MSEKKMSSSRKHHLKSLMLGIAKGLLEQEEKDRVVERQRYMSETCKPLSLPGGMQALQELCRELHHKIDVTDEERYDLEMKVNKCAKEIEDLNIKVIDLKGKFKKPVLRKVRMSADQMLQALLGSKHKVSLDLRANLKQVKKEVKEEDKELRDVGDWRKNIEDKSGMDGRKKMFEAEA; from the exons ATGTCGGA GAAAAAGATGTCCTCGAGTCGCAAGCATCATCTAAAG AGCTTGATGCTTGGCATCGCTAAAGGTTTACTGGAACAGGAAGAAAAGGACAGAGTGGTGGAGAGGCAGAGATACATGTCAGAAACCTGCAAACCTCTGTCTCTACCTGGAGGCATGCAAGCATTACAG GAACTGTGCAGGGAGCTTCACCACAAAATTGATGTCACTGACGAGGAGAGATATGATCTGGAAATGAAAGTCAATAAGTGTGCAAAGGAG ATTGAAGACCTGAATATCAAAGTTATTGACCTGAAGGGCAAGTTCAAGAAACCAGTGTTGAGGAAAGTGCGCATGTCTGCCGATCAGATGCTTCAGGCTCTGCTGGGCTCCAAGCACAAGGTGTCTCTGGATCTGAGAGCCAACCTGAAACAAGTCAAGAAGGAGGTCAAAGAGGAG GATAAGGAACTACGTGATGTTGGGGACTGGCGTAAGAATATTGAAGACAAGTCTGGCATGGATGGCAGGAAGAAGATGTTTGAAGCTGAGGCTTaa
- the LOC125247641 gene encoding dual specificity protein phosphatase MPK-4 isoform X2, with protein MNRNEQPDSRPLAMALTPQLPPRTHRPLCLSVSSDSNGRFKALETQEWKNNLKAQMEQAHSAGAASSTGSLERASLFCASGSTTTSSSGLSSPVEHLTKSKSSSRFSLFSPPWNSSSESDSNPPSRSGSKKMRNYSRRAVSGSAKTGPETPEPKQSVSEHFQYSDPVISKVTDYIYVGNLNAAYSGRTLCRNNIDSIIDMSSLPGETCLRVIPCTCSRAVKHSWSRLKVDMSDLPDTVQEGLALKHRCFEDINECIDASTEKRKRVLVHCRDGFSLAPTCIIQYLMVKQNMRLIAAYELLRAKHPVNIRESHQNVLVSLERALRPGGNTDPECFKQAISRKVAWT; from the exons ATGAATAGGAACGAGCAGCCTGACTCCCGGCCGCTAGCCATGGCCCTGACACCCCAACTACCCCCCAGGACCCATCGGCCCCTGTGTCTCTCGGTGTCCTCCGACAGCAATGGACGCTTTAAAGCTCTGGAGACTCAGGAATGGAAGAACAACCTCAAAGCTCAG ATGGAGCAGGCCCATAGTGCCGGAGCAGCCAGCAGCACAGGTTCCCTGGAAAGAGCGTCTCTCTTTTGCGCTTCTGGCTCCACCACCACCTCCAGCTCCGGCCTCTCCAGTCCGGTGGAGCACCTCACCAAGAGCAAGTCCTCTAGTCGCTTTTCACTCTTCTCCCCTCCTTGGAATAGCAGCTCTGAGTCTGACTCCAACCCACCTTCCCGCTCCGGATCCAAGAAAATGCGCAACTACAGTCGCAGAGCAGTTTCCGGCAGTGCCAAGACGGGCCCAGAGACTCCAGAGCCCAAGCAGAGCGTCTCTGAACACTTCCAGTACTCAGATCCTGTCATATCCAAGGTTACAGACTACATTTACGTGGGCAACCTGAACGCGGCTTATAGCGGACGTACGTTGTGCCGAAATAACATCGATAGCATCATTGACATGAGCAGCCTGCCTGGGGAGACTTGTTTGAGAGTCATTCCTTGTACTTGTTCAAGGGCTGTCAAGCATAGTTGGTCTCGGCTCAAAGTGGACATGAGCGACCTTCCGGACACCGTCCAAGAAGGCCTCGCCCTCAAGCACCGCTGCTTCGAGGACATCAATGAGTGCATCGATGCCTCCACGGAGAAGAGGAAACGAGTGTTGGTGCATTGTCGTGATGGTTTTTCCCTCGCCCCCACTTGTATTATTCAATACCTCATGGTCAAACAAAATATGAGGCTTATTGCCGCCTACGAGCTGCTCAGAGCCAAACACCCTGTCAACATTCGCGAGTCCCATCAGAACGTTCTGGTAAGTCTCGAAAGAGCTTTGCGACCAGGGGGGAACACGGACCCTGAGTGCTTTAAACAGGCCATATCCCGCAAAGTGGCTTGGACCTGA